Within Vicia villosa cultivar HV-30 ecotype Madison, WI linkage group LG1, Vvil1.0, whole genome shotgun sequence, the genomic segment GGAACAAGCTCACAGAGAACAACATCGTGCATCATATTCAGGAGGTATCTTTTGTCTCTCTCCCATCCTTGTGTCGTATTGTGATCCTCTACAACTGCATATTACCGCAGTTGTGGGGACAgatatatttgataaaatataaaaaacacagAAATTGTGCAGGCACTATGTGAGTGCAACACAAGAAGCAACAAAAAGGGACCGCAACAAGAAAATGTTGCCATAGAGGTGATAGGAACAGATCTTCCAGGCTTGCTCTCAGAGATATCAGAAGTACTAATGGGCTTGGGCTTCAACATCACATCTGCAACAGCCTGGATGCACAATTGCAAAGTTGCCTGCATTATCTATGTAGAGGATGCATCCAAACCTGGGCCTATTAACGACAAAAAGCGTTTGGCCTGCCTCGAGGATCAGCTCCGGAACGTGATAGAGGCCTGTGAAGGGAGAGGAAAGAAAGAGAGAAGTGTTGTATTAAAGAGCTCCACCGCCGGGCATAGCCATATGGAACGGCGGCTCCACCAGATGATGTATCTCAGTGGTGACTACGAGAGTTGTCGTGCCTGCGACAGAGACAATGGCGGTGAACACAAAAGGCGGTGTGACGAGACCCGTGTTTCAGTGGATAGATACGAGGGAAGAGATTACTGGGTGGTGAATGTGATAACCAGGGATCGTCCTAAGTTGCTGTTTGATATCGTCTGCGTGCTCACAGACATGCAATATGAAGTATTTCATGCAGCTGTTACCTCCAACAGTCCCATAGCAGAACAGGTACTAATACTATAAATCTTATGTTCAAGCTTCATCTCTTTCAACATGCCGACATTTAACACCAAAATTTTCATAGCAATGCACCAATTACTGATGTCAATTTATATGTGTTACACAGGAGTACTTCATCAGGAACAAGTGTAGTTCAAATCTTGACAATGAAACCGAAAAGCAAATGCTCACGCTATGTTTAATCGCGGCTATAGAGCGCAGAGCTTCACATGTATGTTGCACGATTCCTTGCTTAAGGTTTTCTATTTCACTTTATGTTGGATCTTTCTTACTGCATTGCTTTTTTGCAGGGATTAAAGGTAGATATTCGCACTCAAAACAAACCCGAGCTACTATCGAAGGTGACGCGTGTAATTCGTGAGAATGAACTATCCATAACAAGAGTTGAGTTTGGAGTAGAGGGAGAAACAGCAATAGGATCATTCTATGTTACAGATTGTTCAGGTCAAGGTGTGAAAGAAAATATAGCAGAGTTGTTGAAAAGAGAAATTGGTGGGTCAGTTGTTTTGGCTCATAATTCTCCTTATAAGGTCTCTCAATCATCAACATCCATGAGTAATAACAGTAGAGATGTTGTACCAAGATTTTCTATTGGAAGCGTGATTTGGTCTCATCTTGAGAAACTCAAATTACTAGCATTGTAATTGAACTTCAAGAAATGTTGAATTGTAAATAGTAGTTGTATATTACATGTAAAATGTCTTGGAAACAACAAACAATTGTACTATTttagaattaattaaatatgttaaaattagaTGGGATCTTGTGATTGGTTGAATGTAGAGtacccaactttttatgatggatagagaagtcGTCCCCATTAATAAATTACTCATCGAGATGAAAGGATGTCGCATACACTAATAATAATTTTGTCTTTTAAGGTTTTTgtcctttaaaaaaattatatttaatacaaattcttttttttttatggaaaaacatAGATATATTAGAAGAAGGCCAAATTAGCCGAAACTATAGGAAACTCCTCGCTGTGAGGAATAACACCTAACCAAGTACGAGAGCCAACCGACTTCCCAATGCCCACCAAACTATGAGCATCAGTATTGGCATCCCTTTCTATAAACATAACAGTAGATGAAAAAAGAAAGCTACGTAAAGAACGACAGCCCATAACAATAGGATCCAGGTCCGGCACTGAACTCACGCCATTAACACAGTCGACCACGCCTAACGCATCCGACTGGAGCACCACTTTATCGAGCTTGAGGTCCTTTGCTAGCTGCAGCCCCCACCGAATTCCAAGAGCTTCCGCCGTGCCCGGTGCGACAAAACTTGTGAGCCTCTAAGTGGCAGCCAGCAGAACTTCTGCATTTGCTGACCTTATGACACATCCAAGAGAGACAATGCCTCCATCAAAACAACCCGCGTCAATTTGGATAATCCAAGAATTCCCACACGACGCTTCCACCTTCGAGGGCACCACTCGATCTGTAGAAATTCTTGATGGAGCTAAACAAATACAAAATTCAATCTCAAAGTAATTTTACAAAAGCACTCATTTGCCTACCCACTTGAGGGAAGAAAAGAATGGTTGAGAAACTTCACAATGTTATGGCCGCACTAAAACATCCAACAATAGCACAGCCAGTACAAACCAAATTCCCAAAAGTTTAAAGGCAACAACCAATTATTAAAACCTTCTTTAGTGAACAAAGAACAATATTTGTTTGATTAATAGTGTGATCATTATTAGACGGATCcaagaaaaacaaaatcaaactaAAATTTGATAACCTgacaaaaataaatatcatagaCTTTAGGGCATTAGTTCTCCAAAGTGATATTAACATCAACAAAATTCAGATGCAGATTACCCATTTACACAATTTTAGATTCATTATATACCCAACTCTAATAATTGATAAAGTTACATGACAAAATTGAGAAACTTgagaattaaaaaaatcaaacaagagagGGAAATATAAAAACGATCAGAACCGGGATTCTTTTCCCTCTATATTATAGTTCAACCAACTACCATAAACtcaatttcaaaaaacaaaattgactcaaacaaaaaaacaaatcttGTAATCatgtaaatgtttttttttttaaatgtaaaaaTTGATCCTAAATTCTTATAGAATTGCACCATCATCGACGAGCCAAAGAAGGACTTGCTCCGGCATTGTTTTTTTCTTCACAGTTTAGattgaaaaatagaaattattGTATTGAAAACTAAATTTtctcaataatttatttttctgcgTTCCAATTCTCCACcccataataaatttttaaagagAGAGTGAGATTAGAAATAATAAATTGATGGGACTTtgaaaaaagaaaggaaataaaTAGATAATGTGTATAAGAGAgattttagaatttgaaaaaagaaagaaaataaatagataatgAAATAAATAGATAATGTGTATAAGAGAGATTTTAGAAGGACAATTCGACCACCAATAAATAAACACCAATAATTCAACTTGGACAATCTTCCCGGCACTGCATCAATCGCATGATTTGAATGTAGTAGTTCCAAGCTTATTTTATCATTTGCTTATATGTCAGACATGAACATTTCCTACCAAACTGATTACCATCAAAGAACTTCATCTGGACTCCTTTCGACATCAACAAGTTAAAGCCCTTAAACTCCTATAAAAAATAGGAAGGCGATAGAGAATTGACTTGCCTTAGACCTCTACAAACTTTGAATTCTCTTATGAGGCTTCCATTGACCAACACTGAGTTAGTTGAAATTCTAAAACACTCTAAAATCCAGCCTCTCCATTTATGTTCAATCCCATTTTTTcaatcacaaaatccaattatttTCAGTCCACTGAATGATATACTTTTTCGTTGAGTTAAAGATAACTTTTTTAACCGCCACATTCAATCTATTTGCCAATAGCTTTGCTAAGACTTTCTACATGCTGCCAATTAAAAATATCGGTCTAAAATCATCAAGCTTCACCAAATTCTTAAAGATATCGATCCAAAAAGTGTTTGTTTAGATAAATGTGCAACCAAGAGTTTTACACCTTGGGACACGGCACCGCCGCATCTTGATTGTTTCTCAAGAATTAGAATTGGACATTGATCTAAAAGTCCTTTATCCAAACACCATTGCAAAAATTCTGACCATTTGACTAACCATCTCTCTAAAAATATGAATCTGTCTAATTTCGGCGTGATACTACTGCCAATGAACAATAAATCTATCAGTTCTACTTCACATCTAGCGCCGGTTTTTGAGTCAATCACCTCCCTTAATTTCCTACACAGCAGCCTTTTTTCACCAGCAATTAATCCAAATCAAGATCACCCTTGATTAGTCTAATAAATCTCATTTTACTTTAGCAAGCCATTTAACTTTTTTAACAAATTATCAAATCACGTTGGAATAACCAAAAGATTTTGAAATATGTTCTAAAAAATCAATCTATCTACTGAATCAATCCTTGGACTAGTTCCAACTTTATCAGTGGGTGAGTGAATGATTAGAAGCAGATCACAATATCTTAGTACGACCAATGAATTTAACAACAATGAAGggacaataataatataattctaTCGCAATCAAGTGATCCAGGAAGCAATAAAAATTGATAGAATTTAGGGCATTGGTTCTCCAAGGTGATATTAACATCAATGAAATTCAGATGCAAATTACTCATTTACACAAAAtttagattcatcatttgcccAATTCTGATAACAAttcaaaaaccataaaataattgatTCAACAAATCGAGAAACTCAAGAAATCAAGAAAGAGAGGGAGATATGAAAGCGATCAGAACCTGTCGGGATTCATGaataacatcaaagaatatcagcGGATTGACAGACAAATGAATTTCTATCATCACTTCGCTTTTCTTTTCCCTCTAAAGTATAATAACTCAACCAACCACCATAAAaacaatctaaaaaatatataaaccgaaACAAAACCAAATCAGGTATGCGTTTCAGTGTTGAAAAATTAATTGCCTGAACAGCTTGCTAAATAGTTCATCCCAAAACTGAACGTAAAGAACAAAACAATAGACAGATTTACAAAGAAACGTGAAGTTGCCGGCAGAAGAATTGCTCTTAATTTGAGAAACACAAGGAACTTGGCATTTATTTATAgttacaaattagggtttaaacatttTGGATCGGGTATAAATAACGGAGTGCTTATTGGATCGGGTTATATTTCATTGGCCCAATAACTCATATTTCTATCTACAACTATTTTATCTAATACTTAACGGTATAAATAAAATGTTcactattattataaaaaaaatgtaatcttaataatagtaatttttctttcaattatatCACTTCAAAATAGCCTAAACCACAATTTTAATTCTTTAGGTTTACTTTTTCTTATATTGGTTCATTGATTAAAAAAACCCCGCAACTACGATCGGAA encodes:
- the LOC131638740 gene encoding ACT domain-containing protein ACR1-like, translating into MEISIYQPHIEREIESHIERIHPPRVCIDNDSCRDCTVVKIDRANKHGILLEMVQALTDLDLIISKSYISSDGGWLMDVFHIKDQIGNKLTENNIVHHIQEALCECNTRSNKKGPQQENVAIEVIGTDLPGLLSEISEVLMGLGFNITSATAWMHNCKVACIIYVEDASKPGPINDKKRLACLEDQLRNVIEACEGRGKKERSVVLKSSTAGHSHMERRLHQMMYLSGDYESCRACDRDNGGEHKRRCDETRVSVDRYEGRDYWVVNVITRDRPKLLFDIVCVLTDMQYEVFHAAVTSNSPIAEQEYFIRNKCSSNLDNETEKQMLTLCLIAAIERRASHGLKVDIRTQNKPELLSKVTRVIRENELSITRVEFGVEGETAIGSFYVTDCSGQGVKENIAELLKREIGGSVVLAHNSPYKVSQSSTSMSNNSRDVVPRFSIGSVIWSHLEKLKLLAL